From a region of the Streptomyces venezuelae genome:
- a CDS encoding helix-turn-helix domain-containing protein, with translation MVSADDSGDDEVEPDDSLRSFGETVKASRKRAGLTQEQLAVLVGYSVQYVGSVEQGRRHPSQKFVNKCDAALNAHGVIIIAARQLSRRRGLASWFRRWAEHEAGAVILNTYECRSVPGLLQPESYARALIDNVPPLATPEEADARVAVRMARQKLLYRIPYILFSFVIEQSLIERRTGGPEVTRELIDRLLECGQLPNVDIQIMPTVSPQHAGTDGPFQLLETDEHEWLGYTEGQQTGQVISDPKDISLLHQRYAKLRIQALNPADNRALLMRMRGSL, from the coding sequence ATGGTGAGTGCCGACGACAGCGGCGACGACGAGGTCGAACCGGATGACAGCCTGCGCAGCTTCGGCGAGACGGTCAAGGCCTCGCGAAAGCGGGCCGGCCTGACCCAGGAACAACTGGCCGTCCTGGTCGGCTACTCGGTGCAGTACGTCGGCTCGGTGGAACAGGGACGCCGCCACCCGTCGCAGAAGTTCGTCAACAAGTGCGATGCGGCGCTGAACGCGCACGGCGTGATCATCATCGCGGCCCGGCAGTTGTCGCGGCGGCGCGGGCTGGCGTCCTGGTTCCGGCGGTGGGCGGAGCACGAGGCGGGCGCCGTCATCCTCAACACGTACGAGTGCCGCTCGGTCCCAGGGCTCCTCCAGCCGGAGTCCTACGCCCGCGCCCTCATCGACAACGTCCCGCCCCTGGCGACCCCTGAGGAGGCCGACGCCCGGGTGGCGGTGCGGATGGCGCGCCAGAAACTGCTGTACCGGATCCCGTACATCCTGTTCAGCTTCGTCATCGAGCAGTCGCTGATCGAACGGCGGACGGGCGGCCCGGAGGTCACGCGGGAGCTGATCGACCGGCTGCTGGAATGCGGGCAACTCCCCAACGTCGACATCCAGATCATGCCGACGGTCAGCCCGCAACACGCGGGCACCGACGGCCCCTTCCAGCTCCTGGAAACCGATGAGCACGAGTGGCTCGGGTACACCGAGGGACAGCAGACGGGACAGGTGATTTCGGACCCGAAAGACATCAGCCTGCTCCACCAGCGGTATGCCAAACTTCGCATCCAGGCCCTCAATCCTGCGGACAACAGGGCCCTGTTGATGCGAATGCGAGGATCCCTGTGA
- a CDS encoding DUF397 domain-containing protein: MNSSELRWFKSTYSGSQGDSCVEVALSWNKSTYSGSQGDDCVEVAACADSVHVRDSKVTAGPELAVAATSWGAFLAGVVGVVARP, translated from the coding sequence GTGAACAGCTCCGAGTTGCGCTGGTTCAAGAGCACCTACAGCGGCAGCCAGGGTGACAGCTGCGTCGAAGTCGCCCTCTCCTGGAACAAGTCCACGTACAGCGGCAGCCAGGGCGACGACTGCGTCGAGGTCGCCGCGTGCGCGGACTCCGTCCACGTCCGGGACTCCAAGGTGACGGCCGGCCCCGAGCTGGCCGTCGCGGCCACGAGCTGGGGGGCCTTCCTGGCCGGGGTGGTCGGGGTCGTCGCGCGCCCCTGA